cACCATATCAAATAGTTTCAGTAAATCATATTCATGAGTGACAGAGTATCAAGTCTTTTTCCCATTTCTCCATTATCATTTCGGGAATCGCAAAATATAGCAGGTGAGATGTTTCAGAAGATCAACAAACACAAAACTTGAGGGCAAtgtaaaatgaaaatttcaCAAAAGAGGATAATGTTTTTTCCTTCTTGACTAAACCAAACTTCGTAAGTTCCTCTTGGTGAATATAAGggcaaaaaagagaaaatatacaTTCCcaataaacaaacaaaaccAAACCAGTAGGATTCTAAAAGCATTGTGGACATTTGCTGTTCTAAATCTTTACCTTGATGAATGGCAAGGAAATGTATATCAGACCAACTTCGCTGCTGATGCCTGTTGGATATAACACTAAAAAGGTGCTATACCTGCCAGACCAAAAATTGCAATCCATATAACAGGAAGTCAGGAATATAAGAATGTTTACCATATTAAATACAGAATAACAGATTCAACTTCATACCTGAGCCACAAAAGCCATGACGGGGCAGATCCAAATGCCTCTTTCAAGCCAAAGAAAAAATAGCGAATAATCTACAATTATTACAGCACAGCAAATAGGATCATCAATATTGATTGTTGTTAATAGTTCTCTTCCCctttcaatcaattattttGCCATGGATTACAAAGTGGTATGTTTACCATGAGCAAAAGAAAAATTGCAAGGGAAGTCATGGCACCAAGTCTAAAAGGCTTCTTTTACAGACACCCAAATCATGCCTTAAATCGCAAACTGAACTTAATTAGTGTTTAGAAGGGGTTTTGGGTGCAACTTATTTCAAAATATTGGGCTCCAACGATATAGTATAGGTGTCAGACGAAAATGTTATGCGCCaggattgaaaatgaaaaatccGAGAATGAGGACAAACAAAGAAGAAAGTAGGAACATGGTGGCTATGGTGGACTTAGATCCGAGAATGAATGATGACGAAAGGTTGGAATCGAGAGAGGAAACAACATCTATTCAACTAGGAGAGAATGAAAAACAATGTACATACATAAGTGGAAGTATGCCAGTAGAGTTGGCAAATGGACTGATTGCAACATTAAGAAGAAATAAGAATTTGTTTGCATGGAAGGCAGTTGACATGTCGGGATTAGATCCTGATTTTATTTCTCATAAGCTATTTGTATGTCGAGAAGCAAAGTCAGTAGctcaaaaaagaagaaagttggGGGAAGAAAGATGAATAACAGATTTTGAAGAAACTAAAAAGTTATTACAAGCTGATTTTATTCAAGAAGCTTAGTATACAACTTGGTTGGCAAATGTGGTGCTCGTTAAAAAAAcaaatggaaaatggagaatgtgtatTGATTACACTGACTTAaataaggcatgcccaaaggattcatatccatTGCCGAGTATTGATAGATTAGTTGATGGAGCTTCCGACCAAGCAGTGATAAGGTTTTTAGATGCTTATTCTGGTTATAACCAAATACAAATGTACGAGCCAGATATACCCAAGGCAACCTTCACTACCGAAATGGCTAACTATTGTGACGAAGCTATGTCttttggtttgaaaaatgcTGGAGCAACATAgcaaaggttgatggataaggtgTTTAAGGAGGTTTATGATGATGACATGATTGTTAAGTCATGTATGGTGGAAGTACATGTGAAAGATCTTGAAGAAGTCTTtgcaaaaataagaaaatacagCATATGCTTAAATTCTAAGAAATGTGTTTTTGAAGTAAGAGGTGGAAAATTCTTAGGCTCATGCTGATTAATAGAGGCATTGAAGAAAATCCTGATAAATGTGAAGCAATAATGAAAATGAGAAGCCCAACAAACTTAAAGGAGGTGCAAAGGTTAGTTTGAAGATTGAATGCTTTGGCAAGATTTTTGCCAATTCTTGTCGAAAGAACAAAACTGATAGTAAAAAGTTGTTAAGAAAAGTTAAAACTTTCAAGTGGAGTGACCAATGTGAACAAGCCTTTTCCATTATCAAAAAGACGATAGTTGAACCTCCCATCCTAGTTAAACCTGTGTCAACCCAACCCATCATTGTCTATTTAGCAACCTCACATGAACTCATAGGAGCAATCCTGATCCAAGAAAGCTCAAAACAAAAACCAATATACTTTGTGAGTAGATCCCTACGGAATGCCGAAATCATATACCCTTTAATTGAAAAGATAGCATTAACCTTTGTGTATTTAGCAAGACGTCTTCGaccatattttcaaaatcatcagATAGTTGTGAGAACTGATTGTCCAATAGcaaaaattttgagaaaatcaGAACTTGTAGGTAGAATGGTGGCATGGTCAATGGAGCTTTCATAATTTGGAATCAAATAGGAACCGCGAGAAGAAATCAAAGCACAATCTCTTGCAGATTTTGTCATTCAACAACCGACAACAACAACAATTCAGCAAGAAGTATGGACTTTACATGTTGATGGATCATCAAACAAGAAGGGAAGCGGAGCAGAAATTGTACTAAAAGATCATTGTTACTAACTTATTATCATAAAGTTTTAAACATTATGCAATGCTTTAATAATGTCGAAATCAAGCACATCCTGAGAGAACAAAATACGAAGGAAGATTAATTATCCAAGTTGGCTAGTCAACAAAAGCAAATTCAACACAATTCAGTTATACAACAAACTCTTAATAGTCCAACAGTTGGAATAGAAGAATGTTCAGCAATCACAACAACAAAGGATGAttggttcaaaatatatattgaagTAATCAAGAATCAAGAGTAAGGCATTGATAATGATGTTAAGATAGCAAGGAGAGTTGCCAGCTTGGTCATCATAGGAGACGAGTAATACAAAAGAGGACACTCAACCCCATTGTTGAAATGTCTATCTCAAGAGTAGGTTGAGTATGTGATCCGAGAACTTCATGAAGGACTTTACGGATTACATTGCGGTGCATGCACCATGGCAATTAAAGTTTTGCAAGCTGGATACTATTGGCCAACAATACGAGAAGATTGCAATGAATATGTCAAAGCTTGTAAAAAATGTCAAGAGTTTGGTAGTCTTAATTATATACCTTCTAAAGAATTACAAGGAATTGTTTCTCCATGGGCATTTTCCAAATGGGGGATGGACATTCTTGGTCCATTTCCTTTAGGACGAGGACAAACCAAGTTCTTAATTGTAGTTGTTGATTACTTTACAAAATGGATAGAAGTTGAAGCTCTTACAAAAATAATAGCTCAGCAAGTCCAAACCTttgtatgaaaaaatataatttgtagaTTTGGTATCCCATGCGATATTATAACTGATAATGGTCGACAGTTTACTGATAAAAAAGCTTATGGAATTCTATGCAGATTTGGGAGTTAAATCAGTAACAACCTCTGTTGAACATCCGCAAACAAATGGACAAGCAGAGTCTGCTAACAAAGTTATTCTCGGACAACTAAAAGGGAGACTTGGAAGTGCAAAAGGATTATGGGTCGAAAAGTTACCAGAAATATTATAGGCATACAGGTGCACACCTCAAACAACAACTAGTGAAACTCCATTTAATCTTACATATCGTATTGATGCCATGATACTTGTTGAAGTAAATGAACCAACTTTACGAAGACAAATAGAAGATTGAAATATCAATAATGAATGTTTAAGAACAAATCTAGATTTAATTGAAGAACTTCGAGAAAAAGCAAAGATAAAAGAATAAGAGGTAAAGAGAAGAGCATGCAAGAGGTTTAATGCTAAAGTCAAACCGAGAAGTTTTAATGAAGGAGATTTAGTGTGGAGGATGAGAACTGATGCTAGAAAAGATCCACAACAAGGCAAACTAGCACCTAATTGGGAAGGTCCATTCAGAATAATAGAGGATCTACAAAATGAAGCTTACAGACTGGAAACGTTAGATGGAAGGATCATACCGAGAACATGGAATGCAAGTCatctgaagttttattttagttaaatacATTGTAAAAGACGTATAAAGCCATGACATGGATGCTTTTCCTTGTATAAAGAAACTTTCGTGCAAAATCGAATCATATATGAAGAAGTTATTCATGAACGACAAATCTTATTTCATCTTATTTCAAAAAATCTCTCGACCTAGGAtgctttcactccaggtgaaatctCTCCTGAGAATATAATTCTATTACC
The sequence above is a segment of the Phaseolus vulgaris cultivar G19833 chromosome 2, P. vulgaris v2.0, whole genome shotgun sequence genome. Coding sequences within it:
- the LOC137809342 gene encoding very-long-chain (3R)-3-hydroxyacyl-CoA dehydratase PASTICCINO 2A-like, producing MTSLAIFLLLMIIRYFFFGLKEAFGSAPSWLLWLRYSTFLVLYPTGISSEVGLIYISLPFIKASEKYCIRMPNKWNFSFDYFCAAVVVLGIYVPGSIHMYSYMLAQRKKALLKSKKE